Genomic window (Meleagris gallopavo isolate NT-WF06-2002-E0010 breed Aviagen turkey brand Nicholas breeding stock unplaced genomic scaffold, Turkey_5.1 ChrUn_random_7180001954296, whole genome shotgun sequence):
GCCCCAAATCCACgtggagggagaggagggagccGGCGTGCGAGAGGAAGGGCTCAGGGCCGCTCTTCTCCTCCGAAAATCCGTTCTGTGGGCCGCAGGGATGCGGGGCGGCGACGGCGGCGGCGGCGCCGCTTTTGTCATCCAGGTGAAGCCGTGGGGGTTTCGGGGGGCTTGGGCGGAAGGAAGGGTCAAAGCTTGCGGCCCCCCGATGACGGGCAAGGAAATGGCGTTCTtgaggaggggggaggaggtTTCGGTCGCCTGCTGACGGCCGGAGATGGTGGCCGTCCTGGAGAACTCAAAGGGAGCCGCCTCGGGGCCGTCCTTGTCGGAATGGAAGCCGCTCTCGGTCCTGGGGAGGAGGTGGAATTTCCCCTGGAGGAAGGAGATGTCCCCAAACATGTCGCTTTCGCCCCCGCTGCCGATGTGGATGGTGTGGCGGAAATCCCCCAGCGGGGGCTGATCATGTCGGACGAAAGGATGTCGCGGAGCttctccttcttgcccttcCTGCTGCCACGCTTCAGGTAGATGGGAGCCTTGGTGGACATGGCGGTGGATCCCGGCTCCTGGATCTGCGGAAAAAGAGGGGAAGATGGGTAAAAATGGGCTCAGAAGGAGGATTTCACATTTGGAGCTGAACCCCAACGTGGCCCAGGAGGTCTGTGATGCCTCCTTGAAGAGcaatctgcagtgaaaaggaggaaaattggggaaaaaaaaggtgcttGAATGTAGGATTTCACATTTAGAGCTGAACCCCAACGTGGCCCAGGAGGTCTGTGATGCCTCTTTGAAGAGCAATCTGCcgtgaaaagga
Coding sequences:
- the LOC100540157 gene encoding LOW QUALITY PROTEIN: cdc42 effector protein 2 (The sequence of the model RefSeq protein was modified relative to this genomic sequence to represent the inferred CDS: inserted 2 bases in 2 codons), with the protein product MSTKAPIYLKRGSRKGKKEKLRDILSSDMIXPPLGDFRHTIHIGSGGESDMFGDISFLQGKFHLLPRTESGFHSDKDGPEAAPFEFSRTATISGRQQATETSSPLLKNAISLPVIGGPQALTLPSAQXPPKPPRLHLDDKSGAAAAVAAPHPCGPQNGFSEEKSGPEPFLSHAGSLLSLHVDLGPSILEDVLQVMEKHQGEKDSGRQEVLT